The sequence GCTAATAGCAACATACATACATGATGCCAACGTAAAGACGAAGCATTTAAATAGTCTCTTAAATACCAAAAGAATAAACATAATAAGGATAATCATCACGCCAAAGTTCCTTCTCATATCACAACCAACAAAAGCCACTGCTCCTTTCCTCATCTCTCCTAAACCCTTCCCTCCTCCTCCCCCAACACAaaaatttcttcttaattCTACTGGTTTTCTACATGGATATTATCCAAAACACAGATTTATTCAAAAACAAGACCAAAAGGACAGCACTAACCTAAAAGAAACAGCCATGTTTATCACTAGATGGTTCTCGGATCTCGATTGGAGATTTCTCTTATTAATCGCTCctcctctctcttttttaatttttatatctgTTTCCTCTACGCCCATCAGTCCTTTCTCCTCTTTCCCTCCTCTcgcttcctttttcttcaacaGAACCACCGCAGCCTCACTGCCCCTGAATCGGACCGAACTGCTTCCAATTAGGTCGTGGAAAGATGAGTTGGACCGGTCCAGAATAGCGGTTTGTTTGGTAGGTGGAGCCAGGAGATTCGAGCTAACAGGTCCGTCGATTGTGGATAATATTCTCAATGTCTATCCAAACTCAGACCTGTTCTTGCACAGTCCGTTAGACCAAAATTCATTCAAGTTCTCATTATTGAAGATCGCTTCAAGACTTGCTTCTGTTCGAATCTTTCAGCCCAAACCCATGCCCGAAACAGAGTCCCAGGTCCGAGTTCTGACCGCCGCTAATTCACCAAATGGCATCCAGGTAATCTTATTTTCTAAGAATTGCATAAgccaattttattttcaccAAATGGATGAATTCTCATTGTTGATTTTTGGctgtttttatttgtatttctGTTGAAAACAAGAGATAcaacaattataatttttcaagaGCTGTAAACCTCGAAATTGGGTTTTGTTTGGTTTCATTTATCAGTTCCGAATGACCTGCACAATAAAGATGTATACAAGTAGAAgttaattttgtataattGTCTAATTAAAGCTAATTTTTGTCAGTGAAGTACTATCCAAGGCCTTATAATTCTGTAATCCCAAAAATTGGCTTATGCATAAGTACAGTAACTTTCTACTTGATTGATGCAGttttctatataaaaagaaaaagaaaaaaaaaagattgatgCAGTTTTTATCTATTCataggattttttttcttattctcttaaaaacaaaataatgaaTCTGATCATTGATCCCACTTTCTTCTCGACCATTTTAATGCATCTAAATGAAAGGGGTCCCGTagatgttttttctttattgtgcCTTAAAGATTTAATGTGGTAATGCAGGGGCTATTGCAGTACTTTAATCTAGTAGAAGGATGTCTGACAATGATAGAGGAGTACCAAACGCAAAACAACTTCACATACGACTGGATAGTCCGTACCCGTGTTGACGGATACTGGAATGCCCCACTTGACCCTGATAACTTCATTCCGGGTCAGTATTTGGTCCCACCGGGCTCCACTTACGGCGGGCTAAACGACCGTCTTGGTATCGGCGATTTCAATGTCTCAATAATAGCACTCTCACGTCTTTCTCTCATCCCAAAACTCGACTCGGCCGGGTTTCGGCTGCTAAATTCTGAAACATCATTCAAAGCCCAACTCACTACTCACGGTGTACCTTTTGTAACTAAACGTCTCCCGTTTTGCATTGTCTCGGACCGTAAGTACGGGTTCCCGCCAAACCGGTTTGGTGTGCCGGTTGCGGCACTGGCTAGTCCTGGTCCGCTAAGTGGAGCGAAGTGTAGACCGTGCACGCCAGTGTGCAAAGGAAGCTGCGTCGGAGTTATAATGCAATGGCTTGATAAAGGGTGGAGTTGGACTAACTGGGAGAATGGGACACTTCAACTGTGTGATGCTCACGAAGATTGGGAAAATGGGTGGGAGATACTTTTTGATAAAGTTGCTGGGAAGCAACGCGCCGCCGCGAGGAAGCGTGTTTGGGGTTTGAAGTTGAAGCAATGTGTGGATGATTTTAGTGACATGAAGAGGCGGGCTGGGAAGTGGGACAGTCCTCCGGTGGAAGACATGTGTAGGCTCGGCGTTGGGGAGaagaattaatataataatata is a genomic window of Ricinus communis isolate WT05 ecotype wild-type chromosome 2, ASM1957865v1, whole genome shotgun sequence containing:
- the LOC8267892 gene encoding uncharacterized protein LOC8267892 — encoded protein: MFITRWFSDLDWRFLLLIAPPLSFLIFISVSSTPISPFSSFPPLASFFFNRTTAASLPLNRTELLPIRSWKDELDRSRIAVCLVGGARRFELTGPSIVDNILNVYPNSDLFLHSPLDQNSFKFSLLKIASRLASVRIFQPKPMPETESQVRVLTAANSPNGIQGLLQYFNLVEGCLTMIEEYQTQNNFTYDWIVRTRVDGYWNAPLDPDNFIPGQYLVPPGSTYGGLNDRLGIGDFNVSIIALSRLSLIPKLDSAGFRLLNSETSFKAQLTTHGVPFVTKRLPFCIVSDRKYGFPPNRFGVPVAALASPGPLSGAKCRPCTPVCKGSCVGVIMQWLDKGWSWTNWENGTLQLCDAHEDWENGWEILFDKVAGKQRAAARKRVWGLKLKQCVDDFSDMKRRAGKWDSPPVEDMCRLGVGEKN